One Salvelinus sp. IW2-2015 linkage group LG35, ASM291031v2, whole genome shotgun sequence DNA segment encodes these proteins:
- the LOC111959096 gene encoding tumor necrosis factor alpha-induced protein 8-like protein 2 has product MESFSSKDMAMQAQKKILSHMANKSVVHMFIDDTSSEILDELYRVSKEYSGNRSEAQKVVKDLIKIAVKIGVLFRHNRFSPEELSLAQDFKKKLHQGAMTAISFYEVEFTFDKTVMSEILTGCRDLLLKLVVSHLKPKSHGRINHVFNHYSDPELLTQLYNPDGPFKPNLTKICTGLNRLLEEGTL; this is encoded by the exons ATGGAGTCGTTCAGCTCCAAGGATATGGCCATGCAGGCCCAGAAGAAGATCCTCAGCCACATGGCCAACAAGTCTGTGGTCCATATGTTCATAGACGACACCAGCAGTGAGATCCTGGACGAGCTCTACCGTGTTTCCAAAGAGTATTCAGGCAACCGCTCAGAGGCCCAGAAGGTGGTGAAGGACCTGATCAAGATAGCAGTGAAGATTGGCGTGCTGTTCAGACACAACCGTTTCAGCCCAGAGGAGCTGAGTCTGGCCCAGGACTTCAAGAAGAAGCTGCATCAAGGAGCCATGACAGCCATCAGCTTCTATGAG GTGGAATTCACCTTTGACAAGACAGTAATGTCGGAGATCCTGACAGGATGCAGAGATCTGTTGTTGAAGCTAGTCGTCTCCCACCTCAAGCCCAAATCCCATGGTCGCATCAACCACGTATTCAACCATTACTCCGATCCAGAGCTTCTGACCCAGCTGTACAACCCTGATGGACCCTTTAAACCCAACCTCACCAAAATCTGCACCGGCCTCAACCGTCTGCTGGAGGAGGGGACGTTATGA
- the LOC111959172 gene encoding lysM and putative peptidoglycan-binding domain-containing protein 1-like: MFHGERALLSTGGAGLLPVNRTRSYGSLVQSNLSPVRQRRIEHQVQPGETLQGLALKYGVSMEQIKRANRLYTNDSIFLKKYLSIPVLSDYNSDANIGVDVTEEDSGQVQDSTSKKGSTQNGKPVNNSEKTQEEEGTSELSPMNFLKRMDRMISQSKQAAVKRCQEGEKRLTSLEGACTSKTTDRRFTRSNSATVVTSPRMHQQAILGAVPLTITKCTKKLREREDEIFEL; this comes from the exons ATGTTCCACGGGGAACGGGCTCTTCTTTCAACGGGTGGAGCCGGTCTACTCCCCGTGAACCGCACGAGATCATACGGCAGTCTTGTACAATCCAACCTTTCTCCGGTACGACAAAGACGAATTGAACACCAAGTTCAGCCAGGAGAGACGTTGCAAGGACTCGCGTTGAAATATGGAGTATCT ATGGAACAAATCAAAAGAGCAAATAGACTGTACACGAATGACTCAATATTCCTAAAGAAGTATCTTTCTATCCCTGTGCTGTCAGACTACAACAGTGATGCTAATATTGGGGTAGATGTGACTGAGGAGGACTCAGGCCAAGTACAGGACAGTACAAGTAAAAAAGGCTCTACTCAAAATGGGAAGCCAGTGAACAATTCTGAAAAGACACAAGAAGAAGAAGGTACATCAGAACTTTCTCCAATGAATTTCTTGAAAAGGATGGATCGTATGATCAGCCAGTCCAAGCAAGCAGCTGTGAAAAGATGccaagagggagagaaacg TTTGACGTCTTTGGAAGGAGCTTGTACCAGCAAGACAACAGACCGTCGATTTACAAGGTCAAACAGTGCCACGGTCGTCACCTCTCCCAGAATGCATCAGCAAGCCATACTTGGTGCAGTGCCCCTCACCATCACCAAATGCACCAAgaaactgagagaaagagaggatgagatCTTTGAGTTGTGA